Proteins co-encoded in one Ruegeria pomeroyi DSS-3 genomic window:
- a CDS encoding sensor histidine kinase — MPEDLNHEFLAAMPLAALLVDQAERIIAANTEAQTLLGQQIVGRHYATILRQPQVIEAIERALRDKGSSRSRHLANDGAQDTTFEVTCRYVNGIGAVAGGAVLVSFIDVTPMEQAGQMRRDFVANVSHELRTPLTAIMGFIETLRGPARNDPAAQDRFLGIMEQEAGRMNRLVGDLLSLNRVESEERVRPRGAVDLSGQIASTLNSLRPLAAEAGVELYFTGPETPVIVPGDEDQIRQVLTNLIENAIKYGGSGGEVRVTLSEAERDPAVRGPAARIQVSDKGAGIDAVHLPRLTERFYRADNHRSRQKGGTGLGLAIVKHIVTRHRGRMRVESTLGSGTTFTVILPK; from the coding sequence ATGCCCGAGGATCTGAACCACGAATTCCTGGCCGCCATGCCGCTGGCGGCGCTGCTGGTCGATCAGGCCGAACGGATCATCGCCGCCAATACCGAGGCGCAGACGCTGCTGGGACAGCAGATCGTCGGGCGCCATTACGCCACCATCCTGCGCCAGCCGCAGGTGATCGAGGCGATCGAGCGGGCGCTGCGCGACAAGGGGTCCAGCCGCAGCCGCCATCTGGCCAATGACGGGGCGCAGGATACCACCTTCGAGGTGACCTGCCGCTATGTGAACGGGATCGGCGCGGTGGCGGGCGGCGCGGTGCTGGTCAGCTTTATCGACGTCACCCCGATGGAACAGGCCGGGCAGATGCGCCGCGATTTCGTCGCCAATGTCAGCCACGAGCTGCGCACGCCGCTGACCGCAATCATGGGGTTCATCGAAACCCTGCGCGGCCCAGCGCGCAACGATCCCGCCGCCCAGGACCGGTTTCTGGGCATCATGGAGCAGGAGGCCGGGCGGATGAACCGGCTGGTGGGGGACCTGCTGTCGCTCAACCGGGTCGAAAGCGAAGAGCGGGTCCGACCCCGAGGCGCGGTGGATCTGTCCGGTCAGATCGCCTCGACGCTCAATTCACTGCGCCCGCTTGCGGCCGAGGCCGGGGTCGAGCTTTACTTCACCGGTCCCGAGACCCCGGTCATTGTGCCCGGGGACGAGGACCAGATCCGCCAGGTCCTGACCAACCTGATCGAGAACGCGATCAAGTATGGCGGCAGCGGCGGCGAGGTGCGCGTCACCCTCAGCGAGGCTGAGCGTGACCCGGCGGTGCGCGGCCCCGCCGCCCGCATCCAGGTGTCGGACAAGGGGGCAGGCATCGACGCCGTGCATCTGCCGCGCCTGACCGAGCGATTCTATCGCGCCGACAACCACCGCTCGCGCCAGAAGGGCGGCACCGGGCTGGGGCTGGCCATCGTCAAGCATATCGTCACGCGCCATCGCGGCCGGATGCGGGTGGAAAGCACGCTGGGAAGCGGCACCACCTTTACCGTGATTCTGCCCAAGTAA
- a CDS encoding substrate-binding domain-containing protein produces MSFVKLSASALAIAAVSATAAAARDQVQVAGSSTVLPYASIVAEAFGENFDFPTPVVESGGSSAGLKRFCEGVGENTIDVANASRKIKDKEVAVCAENGVTDIIEVRIGYDGIVFASDIAGNTFEFTPSDWFLALSDKIMVDGQLVDNPNSTWADVNAAFPAQPIQAFIPGTKHGTREVFEDKVILAGCEATGAFEALKAANGDDKKAAEKACIALRTDGVSVDIDGDYTETLARIESNKDGIGVFGLAFYENNTDKLQVATMSGIVPSTESIATGEYPVSRPLYFYVKKAHIGVIPGLKEYAEFFIADEIAGPDGPLAEYGLVSDPELAKTQEAVADEKVIGGNS; encoded by the coding sequence ATGTCCTTTGTGAAACTGTCGGCTTCGGCCCTGGCAATTGCTGCTGTTTCGGCCACCGCTGCCGCCGCGCGCGATCAGGTCCAGGTGGCCGGGTCCTCGACCGTTCTGCCCTACGCCTCGATCGTCGCCGAAGCCTTTGGCGAAAACTTCGACTTCCCGACCCCCGTGGTGGAATCGGGCGGCTCGTCCGCCGGTCTCAAGCGCTTCTGCGAGGGTGTGGGCGAAAACACCATCGACGTCGCCAATGCCTCGCGCAAGATCAAGGACAAGGAAGTCGCCGTCTGTGCCGAAAACGGCGTGACCGACATCATCGAGGTCCGCATCGGTTATGACGGCATCGTGTTTGCCAGCGACATCGCCGGCAATACGTTCGAATTCACCCCGAGCGACTGGTTCCTGGCGCTGTCGGACAAGATCATGGTCGACGGCCAGCTGGTCGACAACCCCAACAGCACCTGGGCCGACGTGAACGCCGCCTTCCCGGCGCAGCCGATCCAGGCCTTCATCCCGGGCACAAAGCACGGCACTCGCGAAGTGTTCGAAGACAAGGTGATCCTGGCCGGCTGTGAAGCCACCGGCGCTTTCGAGGCGCTCAAGGCCGCCAATGGCGACGACAAGAAAGCCGCCGAGAAAGCCTGTATCGCCCTGCGCACCGACGGTGTGTCGGTCGATATCGACGGCGACTATACCGAGACCCTGGCCCGCATCGAAAGCAACAAGGACGGCATCGGCGTCTTTGGCCTGGCCTTCTACGAGAACAACACCGACAAGCTGCAGGTTGCGACCATGTCGGGCATCGTTCCCTCGACCGAGTCGATCGCAACCGGCGAATACCCGGTGTCGCGTCCGCTCTACTTCTACGTCAAGAAGGCGCATATCGGCGTGATCCCCGGCCTGAAGGAATATGCCGAGTTCTTCATCGCTGACGAGATCGCAGGCCCCGATGGCCCGCTGGCCGAATACGGCCTGGTGTCGGACCCGGAACTGGCCAAGACCCAGGAAGCCGTGGCAGACGAAAAGGTCATCGGCGGCAACTCGTAA
- the pstC gene encoding phosphate ABC transporter permease subunit PstC, with protein sequence MPTLWLVLFLLLLSTFGFFAGRARALSSAGGDARKLHSLPVYYGLNVALTGLVPALGVLAVWLLAQPMLIDNRVSGLIPEDSIPAELTRDLVMSDVRRVAEGLDVAVAQGALSEAEVGALKAGSSGIRARLGEVGVALGSDVRPEVLAAARTYRALSHTGTLVMGAVVAGLALAGLAWSYMRTHHDYRARNVVERGVLALLILAASLAILTTIGIVLSMLFETANFFGLHDWRDFFFGSTWAPNFRGDSELSILPLLWGTLFISLIALLVSVPVGLFAAVYLSEYAGKATRSFAKPLLEILAGIPTIVYGLFALLTVGPMLADIFGNGGALGVNWMAGATSVLTAGVVMGIMLIPFVSSLSDDIINAVPQSMRDGSLGLGATRSETVRSVVLPAALPGIVGAILLAASRAIGETMIVVMGAGAIAKFSLNPLESMTTITTRIVSQLTGDTDFASPETLVAFALGLTLFVLTLGLNVLALYIVRKYREQYE encoded by the coding sequence ATGCCGACCCTCTGGCTGGTGCTGTTCCTCCTCCTGCTTTCCACCTTTGGATTCTTTGCCGGCCGCGCGCGGGCGCTGAGTTCCGCCGGTGGCGACGCCCGCAAGCTGCATTCGCTGCCGGTCTATTACGGGCTGAACGTGGCCCTGACCGGGCTGGTCCCCGCGCTTGGCGTGCTGGCGGTCTGGCTTCTGGCGCAGCCGATGCTGATTGATAACCGGGTCTCGGGCCTGATCCCCGAAGACAGCATTCCCGCCGAACTGACCCGCGATCTGGTGATGTCGGATGTGCGCCGCGTGGCCGAGGGGCTGGACGTCGCCGTTGCCCAGGGCGCGCTGAGCGAGGCCGAGGTTGGCGCGCTGAAGGCGGGCAGTTCCGGCATCCGCGCCCGTCTGGGCGAGGTCGGGGTGGCGCTGGGATCGGACGTGCGCCCCGAGGTGCTGGCCGCCGCCCGAACCTATCGCGCGCTCAGCCACACCGGCACCCTGGTGATGGGCGCCGTGGTGGCGGGTCTGGCGCTGGCCGGGCTGGCCTGGTCCTATATGCGCACCCATCACGACTACCGCGCCCGCAATGTGGTCGAACGCGGGGTTCTGGCGCTGCTGATCCTCGCCGCCTCGCTGGCCATCCTGACCACCATCGGCATCGTGCTGTCGATGCTGTTCGAAACCGCGAATTTCTTTGGCCTGCACGACTGGCGCGACTTCTTCTTCGGCAGCACCTGGGCCCCCAACTTCCGGGGCGACAGCGAGCTGTCGATCCTGCCGCTGCTCTGGGGCACGCTGTTCATTTCGCTGATCGCGCTGCTGGTCTCGGTGCCGGTCGGCCTGTTCGCGGCGGTCTATCTGTCGGAATATGCCGGCAAGGCGACCCGCAGTTTCGCCAAGCCGCTGCTGGAAATCCTGGCCGGTATCCCGACCATCGTCTATGGCCTGTTCGCGCTGCTGACGGTGGGGCCGATGCTGGCCGATATCTTTGGCAATGGCGGCGCGCTGGGGGTCAACTGGATGGCGGGTGCCACCTCGGTTCTGACGGCGGGCGTGGTGATGGGCATCATGCTGATCCCCTTTGTCAGCTCGCTGAGCGACGACATCATCAACGCGGTGCCCCAATCCATGCGCGACGGCTCGCTGGGGCTGGGCGCGACCCGCTCGGAAACGGTGCGCAGCGTGGTGCTGCCCGCCGCGCTGCCGGGCATCGTGGGCGCCATCCTGCTGGCCGCGTCACGTGCCATCGGTGAGACCATGATCGTGGTGATGGGCGCGGGGGCGATTGCCAAATTCTCGCTCAACCCGCTGGAATCGATGACCACCATCACCACCCGTATCGTCAGCCAGCTGACCGGGGATACCGATTTCGCCAGCCCCGAAACGCTGGTGGCCTTTGCCCTGGGCCTCACCCTGTTTGTCCTGACGCTGGGGCTCAATGTCCTGGCGCTCTATATCGTGCGCAAATACCGGGAGCAGTACGAATGA
- the pstA gene encoding phosphate ABC transporter permease PstA, with protein sequence MTDLTPDAAPGRRHAASLLTPDARTRRRNRAEARFRAYGMGAILIGLMMLAVLVFTIVSRGTGAYTQTFVTLDVELLESKLDKKGTRDIEAIKKVSTFGYAPLINAAFETAMDKAGIETALKPKDQAAILSKRAAAQLRDYVIADPERIGQTVSFRFLANSRVDGYLKGRVTRESIANDKSISTEQLDFVDQLIAAGMIRKTFNLDFILGSDASDQRPEAAGMGVSMVGSLFMMLVVLVLALPIGVAASIYLEEFAPKNWLTDVIEVNISNLAAVPSIVFGILGLAVFINYMHLPMSAPLVGGLVLTLMTLPTIIISTRASLKSVPPSIRDAALGVGASKMQAVFHHVLPLAAPGILTGTIIGLAQALGETAPLLLIGMVGFIASNPPDGIAAGLLSPNSAMPAQIYEWAKRADPAFYERAWGGIIILLVFLVTMNTLAVILRRRFERRW encoded by the coding sequence ATGACCGACCTTACCCCCGACGCCGCCCCCGGCCGCCGCCATGCCGCGTCGCTGTTGACGCCGGATGCGCGCACCCGCCGCCGCAATCGCGCCGAGGCCCGGTTTCGCGCCTATGGCATGGGCGCCATCCTGATCGGCCTGATGATGCTGGCGGTGCTGGTCTTCACCATCGTCTCGCGCGGCACCGGCGCCTATACCCAGACCTTTGTGACGCTGGATGTGGAACTGCTGGAAAGCAAGCTCGACAAGAAGGGCACCCGTGATATCGAGGCGATCAAGAAAGTCTCGACCTTCGGCTATGCGCCGCTGATCAACGCGGCCTTTGAAACGGCCATGGACAAGGCCGGGATCGAGACCGCGCTGAAGCCCAAGGATCAGGCCGCCATCCTGTCCAAACGCGCCGCCGCCCAGCTGCGCGACTATGTCATCGCCGATCCCGAGCGGATCGGGCAGACCGTTAGCTTTCGCTTTCTGGCCAATTCGCGGGTCGATGGCTATCTGAAGGGCCGCGTCACCCGCGAGAGCATCGCCAATGACAAGTCGATCAGCACCGAACAGCTGGATTTCGTCGATCAGCTGATCGCGGCAGGCATGATCAGGAAGACCTTCAACCTCGATTTCATCCTCGGCTCTGACGCCTCGGATCAGCGGCCCGAGGCCGCCGGCATGGGCGTGTCCATGGTCGGCTCGCTGTTCATGATGCTGGTGGTGCTGGTGCTGGCGCTGCCCATCGGTGTGGCCGCCTCGATCTATCTCGAGGAATTTGCCCCCAAGAACTGGCTGACCGACGTGATCGAGGTGAACATCTCGAACCTGGCCGCCGTGCCTTCGATCGTGTTCGGTATCCTGGGTCTGGCGGTCTTCATCAACTACATGCACCTGCCGATGTCGGCGCCGCTGGTGGGCGGTCTGGTGCTGACGTTGATGACCCTGCCGACCATCATCATCTCGACCCGCGCCTCGCTGAAATCGGTGCCCCCCTCGATCCGCGATGCGGCGCTGGGGGTCGGGGCCTCGAAGATGCAGGCGGTGTTCCACCACGTGCTGCCGCTGGCCGCGCCCGGCATCCTGACCGGTACCATCATCGGCCTGGCGCAGGCGCTGGGGGAAACCGCGCCCTTGCTGCTGATCGGCATGGTGGGCTTCATCGCCTCGAACCCGCCCGACGGGATCGCCGCTGGCCTGCTGTCGCCGAACTCGGCCATGCCCGCCCAGATCTATGAATGGGCGAAACGGGCCGACCCGGCCTTTTATGAACGCGCCTGGGGGGGCATCATCATCCTCTTGGTGTTCCTCGTAACCATGAATACGCTGGCCGTGATCCTGCGCCGCCGCTTTGAACGCCGCTGGTAG
- the pstB gene encoding phosphate ABC transporter ATP-binding protein PstB, with amino-acid sequence MNDMSRVERAVESKQTKMECRDCHVYYGDTHAIKNVNVDIADKTVTAFIGPSGCGKSTFLRCLNRMNDTIAGARVQGSFQLDGEDIYDKRVDPVQLRAKVGMVFQKPNPFPKSIYDNVAYGPRIHGLARNRAEMDEIVEKALRRGAIWDEVKDRLDAPGTGLSGGQQQRLCIARAIATEPEVLLMDEPCSALDPIATAQVEELIDELRQNYSVVIVTHSMQQAARVSQKTAFFHLGQLVEYGETGQIFTNPEDPRTESYITGRIG; translated from the coding sequence ATGAACGATATGTCCCGAGTGGAGAGAGCCGTGGAAAGCAAGCAAACCAAGATGGAGTGCCGGGACTGCCACGTCTATTACGGCGACACCCACGCCATCAAGAACGTGAATGTCGATATCGCGGACAAGACCGTGACCGCCTTTATCGGCCCCTCGGGCTGCGGCAAGTCCACCTTTCTGCGCTGTCTGAACCGGATGAACGACACCATCGCCGGCGCCCGCGTTCAGGGCTCGTTCCAGCTGGACGGCGAGGATATCTATGACAAGCGGGTCGATCCGGTGCAGCTGCGCGCCAAGGTCGGCATGGTGTTCCAGAAACCCAACCCGTTCCCCAAGTCGATCTATGACAACGTGGCCTATGGCCCGCGCATCCACGGGCTGGCCCGCAACCGGGCCGAGATGGACGAGATCGTCGAAAAGGCCCTGCGCCGCGGCGCCATCTGGGACGAGGTCAAGGACCGGCTGGACGCGCCGGGCACCGGACTGTCGGGCGGTCAGCAGCAGCGCCTGTGCATTGCCCGCGCCATCGCCACCGAACCCGAGGTGCTGCTGATGGACGAGCCCTGTTCGGCGCTCGACCCGATCGCCACCGCCCAGGTCGAGGAGTTGATCGACGAGCTGCGCCAGAACTATTCGGTGGTGATCGTCACCCACTCGATGCAGCAGGCGGCGCGGGTCAGTCAGAAAACGGCCTTCTTCCACCTGGGGCAACTGGTGGAATACGGCGAGACCGGCCAGATCTTTACCAATCCCGAAGATCCCCGGACCGAAAGCTATATCACCGGCCGCATCGGCTGA
- the phoU gene encoding phosphate signaling complex protein PhoU — protein sequence MAQQHITSVYDRELEAIQAHIMKMGGLVEAAIMAAARSLETRDAELANEVRAGDKAIDALEELINQETARLIALRAPTASDLRLVLTVLKIAGNLERIGDYAKNIAKRTTVLVDQPQVGDSAAALRRMAREVELMLKDALDAYIQRDAELGADVIERDHEVDQMYNALFRQFLTFMAEDPRNITPCMHLHFIAKNVERMGDHVTSIAEQVVYLVTGNRPDEMRPKGDVTSTTA from the coding sequence ATGGCTCAACAACACATCACCTCGGTCTATGACCGGGAGCTGGAGGCGATCCAGGCCCATATCATGAAAATGGGCGGCCTGGTCGAAGCCGCGATCATGGCCGCGGCGCGGTCGCTGGAGACCCGCGACGCGGAACTGGCCAACGAGGTGCGTGCCGGCGACAAGGCGATCGACGCGCTCGAAGAGCTGATCAACCAGGAGACCGCGCGCCTGATCGCCCTGCGTGCGCCCACGGCGAGCGATCTGCGGCTGGTGCTGACGGTGCTGAAAATCGCCGGAAACCTGGAGCGGATCGGCGACTACGCCAAGAACATCGCCAAGCGGACCACGGTGCTGGTGGATCAGCCGCAGGTGGGCGACAGCGCCGCCGCGCTGCGCCGGATGGCGCGCGAGGTCGAGCTGATGCTGAAGGACGCGCTGGACGCCTATATCCAGCGCGACGCCGAGCTGGGCGCCGATGTGATCGAGCGCGACCATGAGGTGGATCAGATGTACAACGCGCTGTTCCGCCAGTTCCTGACCTTCATGGCCGAGGATCCGCGCAACATCACCCCCTGCATGCATCTGCATTTCATCGCCAAGAATGTCGAGCGCATGGGCGACCATGTCACCTCGATCGCCGAACAGGTCGTCTATCTCGTCACCGGCAACCGCCCCGACGAGATGCGCCCCAAGGGCGATGTGACCTCGACGACCGCATAA
- the phoB gene encoding phosphate regulon transcriptional regulator PhoB has protein sequence MSADQPSVLVVEDEMAQREVLAYNLEAEGFRVIRAENGEEAMLLVDEDTPDIIVLDWMMPNLSGIEVCRRLKTRPETRSIPVIMLSARSEEVDKVRGLETGADDYVVKPYSVVELMARVRSQLRRVRPSTVGLRLEYEDIVLDAETHKVSRSEKPLKLGPTEFRLLSTFMEKPGRVWSREQLLDRVWGRDIYVDTRTVDVHIGRLRKALTQHGGDDPVRTVRGAGYALG, from the coding sequence ATGTCAGCCGATCAACCCAGCGTTCTGGTGGTCGAGGATGAAATGGCGCAGCGCGAGGTGCTGGCCTATAATCTCGAGGCCGAAGGGTTTCGCGTGATCCGCGCCGAGAACGGCGAAGAGGCGATGCTGCTGGTCGACGAGGACACGCCCGATATCATCGTGCTGGACTGGATGATGCCGAACCTGAGTGGTATCGAGGTCTGCCGGCGGCTGAAGACCCGGCCCGAGACCCGCAGCATCCCTGTCATCATGCTGTCGGCGCGCAGCGAAGAGGTCGACAAGGTGCGCGGGCTGGAAACCGGCGCCGACGATTACGTGGTCAAACCCTATTCCGTGGTCGAGCTGATGGCGCGCGTGCGCAGCCAGCTGCGCCGGGTCCGTCCCTCGACTGTCGGCCTCAGGCTGGAATACGAGGATATCGTGCTAGATGCCGAGACCCACAAGGTCAGCCGCTCGGAAAAACCGCTGAAACTGGGCCCGACCGAGTTTCGGCTGCTGTCGACCTTCATGGAGAAACCGGGCCGGGTCTGGAGCCGCGAGCAGCTGCTGGACCGGGTCTGGGGGCGCGACATCTATGTCGATACCCGCACGGTCGACGTGCATATCGGGCGGCTGCGCAAGGCGCTGACCCAGCATGGCGGCGATGATCCGGTGCGCACCGTGCGCGGTGCGGGATACGCGCTGGGCTGA
- a CDS encoding LysR substrate-binding domain-containing protein, whose protein sequence is MLTSRKFFPSLSSLRALEALDRLGSASAVAEELALTQSAVSRQLQTLEGQMGVELIRRDRKRLSLTPAAQDYVTEIREALNRIAQASLRLQVAPAGGTVNLAILPTFGMRWLMPRLPEFSRLHPDITINMTTRLRPFNFASEPFDAALHFGEPDWPGTDRLLLRAERVLPVCAPGLLPHGAPKSPADLLRLPLLHIQTRPRAWQDWFAQMGVTCPETLPGTLYDQFATIGQAALHGLGVALLPNYVVEQDLATGRLVAAYPDAVETLGAYYLVWPRARGNDPSLRAFRHWLAAQAEPEEGLPR, encoded by the coding sequence ATGCTGACCTCACGCAAGTTCTTCCCCTCCCTGTCTTCGCTACGTGCGCTCGAAGCGCTGGACCGGCTCGGCTCTGCCTCGGCGGTAGCCGAGGAACTCGCACTGACGCAAAGCGCGGTCAGTCGTCAGTTGCAGACGCTCGAAGGACAGATGGGCGTGGAGCTGATCCGGCGCGACCGCAAGCGGCTGTCGCTTACACCGGCGGCGCAGGATTACGTGACCGAGATCCGCGAGGCGTTGAACCGGATCGCACAGGCCTCGCTCCGGCTTCAGGTGGCGCCGGCGGGGGGCACCGTCAACCTGGCGATCCTGCCCACCTTCGGGATGCGCTGGCTGATGCCGCGCCTTCCCGAATTCTCGCGCCTGCACCCGGATATCACCATCAACATGACCACCCGGTTGCGACCATTCAACTTTGCCAGCGAACCCTTTGATGCGGCGTTGCATTTTGGTGAACCGGACTGGCCCGGAACCGACCGGCTTCTGCTCAGGGCGGAACGTGTGCTGCCGGTCTGCGCGCCGGGCCTGCTGCCGCATGGGGCGCCGAAATCCCCGGCCGACCTGCTGCGCCTGCCGCTGTTGCATATCCAGACCCGCCCGCGCGCCTGGCAGGACTGGTTCGCGCAGATGGGAGTCACCTGCCCCGAGACCCTGCCCGGCACGCTTTACGATCAGTTCGCCACCATCGGACAGGCGGCGCTGCATGGGCTGGGGGTGGCCTTGCTGCCCAATTACGTGGTGGAACAGGATCTGGCCACCGGACGCCTGGTCGCCGCCTATCCCGATGCGGTCGAAACGCTCGGCGCCTATTACCTGGTCTGGCCACGGGCGCGCGGCAACGACCCGTCGCTGCGCGCCTTTCGCCACTGGCTGGCGGCACAGGCCGAGCCCGAGGAGGGCTTGCCGCGCTAA
- a CDS encoding acyl-CoA dehydrogenase, whose product MDIAAKPALRDKDKPDLGGFDWEDPFRLADQLSEDERMIADAARAYAQEKLQPRVTQAFQTEHTDPDIFREMGEMGLLGTTIPEQYGGIGAGYVTYGLVAREVERVDSGYRSMMSVQSSLVMYPIYAYGSEEQRMKYLPKLASGEWIGCFGLTEPDAGSDPASMKTRAVKTEGGYRLTGTKMWISNAPIADVFVVWAKSDAHDGKIRGFVLEKGMKGLSAPKIENKMSLRASITGEIVMDGVEVGEEALLPHVSGLKGPFGCLNRARYGISWGVMGAAEACWHGARQYGLDRKQFNRPLAQTQLFQLKLANMQTEIALGLQASLRVGRLMDEAKAAPEMISIIKRNNCGKALEIARHARDMHGGNGISLEFQVIRHMVNLETVNTYEGTHDVHALILGRAQTGLQAFF is encoded by the coding sequence ATGGATATCGCCGCCAAGCCCGCCCTGCGTGACAAGGACAAGCCCGATCTGGGCGGTTTCGACTGGGAGGATCCGTTCCGCCTGGCCGATCAGCTGAGCGAAGACGAACGCATGATTGCCGACGCCGCCCGCGCCTATGCGCAGGAAAAGCTGCAGCCTCGCGTCACGCAAGCCTTCCAGACCGAACATACCGACCCGGACATCTTTCGCGAGATGGGCGAGATGGGCCTGTTGGGCACCACCATCCCAGAACAATATGGCGGCATCGGCGCCGGCTATGTGACCTATGGTCTGGTGGCGCGCGAGGTCGAGCGGGTCGACAGCGGCTATCGCTCGATGATGTCGGTGCAAAGCTCGCTGGTGATGTACCCGATCTATGCCTATGGCAGCGAAGAGCAGCGGATGAAATACCTGCCGAAACTCGCCAGCGGCGAATGGATCGGCTGTTTCGGCCTGACCGAGCCCGATGCCGGGTCGGACCCGGCCAGCATGAAGACCCGCGCGGTCAAGACCGAGGGCGGGTATCGGCTCACCGGCACCAAGATGTGGATCTCGAACGCGCCGATCGCCGATGTCTTTGTCGTTTGGGCCAAGTCTGACGCGCATGATGGCAAGATCCGCGGCTTTGTGCTGGAAAAGGGCATGAAGGGGCTGAGCGCGCCGAAGATCGAGAACAAGATGTCGTTGCGCGCCTCGATCACCGGCGAGATCGTCATGGACGGTGTCGAGGTGGGCGAAGAGGCGCTGTTGCCGCATGTCTCGGGCCTGAAAGGCCCATTCGGCTGTCTGAACCGCGCCCGCTATGGCATCAGCTGGGGCGTTATGGGCGCTGCCGAGGCCTGCTGGCACGGCGCGCGGCAATACGGTCTGGACCGCAAACAGTTCAACCGCCCGCTGGCCCAGACCCAGCTGTTCCAGCTGAAACTGGCCAATATGCAGACGGAAATCGCTTTGGGCCTGCAAGCCAGCCTGCGCGTCGGCCGCCTGATGGACGAGGCCAAGGCCGCGCCCGAGATGATCTCGATCATCAAGCGCAACAACTGCGGCAAGGCGCTGGAAATCGCGCGCCACGCGCGCGACATGCACGGCGGCAACGGCATCAGCCTGGAGTTCCAGGTGATCCGCCACATGGTGAACCTGGAAACGGTGAACACCTACGAGGGCACCCATGACGTGCACGCCCTGATTCTGGGCCGGGCGCAGACCGGGTTGCAGGCGTTCTTCTGA